A genomic region of Colletes latitarsis isolate SP2378_abdomen chromosome 7, iyColLati1, whole genome shotgun sequence contains the following coding sequences:
- the Numb gene encoding NUMB endocytic adaptor protein isoform X4, whose product MGNHPSAHQPLERATSHAGNGLRLSKRERSPGKRMDRLRRSFRDSFRRRKDSHVPESSKPHQWQADETAVRSATCAFHVKYLGCVEVFESRGMQVCEEALKVLRNSRRRPVRAVLHVSGDGLRVVEDETKGLIVDQTIEKVSFCAPDRNHEKGFSYICRDGTTRRWMCHGFLAAKESGERLSHAVGCAFAACLERKQRRDKECGVTMTFDSKTSTFTRSGSFRQPSLTERLQDSRERAVDVPPVKQVYNPFAIERPHATPSMLERQGSFRGFTQLNQASPFKRQLSLRINDLPSNLERTRSHSLEPTDLSRLPSAMSHNVPLKPPVSPIPEISPGGQDSVSAMCQQLSRGLSLLSSCDDFGPMPIHSSASSVAKQLFTNTNNTSPVRSSNSSEEMKLQNGPSLNNNNNNNNNNDKNNDLSNLNHIAPIWKESPSPVLASNHRLTPILNRTTNLSPILSRTSATTPIVMSTPAHTTAVGVFGTPPSASPAFSTASTSSLGNTSTSAVNRSPAPVNSVATPKTTSPTTSVASSSPTLSSSVATNQINQTPAANAISNTEVQPVATTAALPKPEQWLGSITGAVPSSVQSPSQGQTSPRRAPPLHARALSLGSAAMGQASRTGPSDPFDAEWAEIAARNLRQSSTTNPFIMPNATQAFQVQL is encoded by the exons ATGGGAAACCACCCGTCCGCCCACCAACCGCTCGAGAGAGCTACCAGCCATGCTGGAAATGGTCTTCGCCTCTCG AAGCGTGAGAGGTCACCGGGGAAAAGAATGGACCGACTCCGGCGGAGTTTTCGAGATAGCTTTCGACGGCGTAAAGATTCCCACGTACCAGAATCGAGTAAACCCCATCAATGGCAAGCAGACGAGACAGCAGTCCGTTCGGCTACATGCGCTTTTCACGTAAAG TACCTGGGATGTGTTGAGGTGTTCGAGTCGAGGGGCatgcaagtatgcgaggaagcctTGAAAGTACTTAGA AACTCGAGACGGCGACCGGTTCGCGCGGTGTTACACGTATCCGGGGACGGTTTGCGGGTCGTCGAAGACGAGACGAAAGGACTGATCGTCGATCAAACGATCGAGAAAGTTTCGTTCTGCGCCCCGGATAGAAATCACGAGAAAGGATTCAGTTACATCTGCAGGGACGGGACGACCAGGCGGTGGATGTGCCACGGATTTTTAGCGGCGAAAGAATCG GGTGAacgtttgagtcacgcagtgggCTGTGCTTTTGCTGCGTGTCTGGAAAGGAAACAGCGAAGGGACAAGGAATGCGGCGTGACGATGACATTTGACTCGAAGACCTCGACGTTCACGAGGAGCGGCAGTTTTAGGCAACCGAGTCTCACCGAACGATTGCAGGATTCGCGAGAACGTGCTGTTG ATGTGCCCCCGGTGAAGCAGGTGTACAACCCCTTTGCGATTGAGAGACCACACGCTACCCCCTCGATGTTAGAACGGCAAGGTTCCTTCCGCGGTTTTACGCAACTGAATCAAGCATCTCCGTTCAAGAGACAGCTCAGTTTACGGATCAATGATCTTCCTAGCAACCTCGAACGCACACGTAGCCACAGTCTTGAGCCGACGGACTTGTCGCGATTGCCATCTGCTATGTCTCACAACGTACCTTTGAAACCGCCAG TTAGCCCAATACCCGAGATATCGCCCGGGGGTCAAGACAGCGTTTCGGCGATGTGTCAACAGCTTTCCAGAGGTCTTTCCCTTCTTTCGAGCTGCGACGATTTTGGGCCTATGCCTATCCACAGCAGCGCGAGCTCGGTCGCTAAACAACTCTTCACGAACACCAACAATACTTCACCAG TGAGAAGCAGCAATTCGTCGGAGGAGATGAAGTTACAGAACGGGCCGAGTCTCAACaataacaacaacaataataacaataacgaCAAGAACAATGATCTCAGCAATTTGAACCACATTGCACCGATTTGGAAAGAGTCTCCGTCGCCCGTGTTGGCTTCGAATCATAGACTTACGCCGATCCTAAATAGAACTACTAACCTAAGCCCTATCCTTTCAAGAACAAGTGCTACCACTCCGATCGTAATGAGTACCCCGGCACATACCACTGCCGTTGGTGTATTTGGAACTCCACCGTCGGCCAGTCCTGCCTTTAGTACAGCATCCACATCCTCCTTGGGGAACACGTCTACGTCGGCTGTGAACAGGTCGCCGGCTCCAGTGAATTCTGTGGCGACTCCGAAAACAACGTCCCCAACCACCAGCGTAGCATCCTCTTCTCCCACTTTGTCCAGTAGCGTAGCTACTAACCAAATCAATCAAACTCCAGCTGCAAACGCGATTTCCAACACAGAG GTACAGCCAGTTGCGACGACAGCAGCGTTGCCGAAACCAGAGCAATGGCTGGGCAGTATAACCGGAGCGGTACCGTCATCAGTGCAATCTCCTTCACAGGGTCAGACCAGTCCTCGACGAGCGCCCCCGCTTCACGCAAGGGCCCTTTCTCTCGGTTCGGCGGCGATGGGCCAAGCGAGCAGGACTGGTCCATCCGATCCCTTCGACGCCGAGTGGGCGGAAATCGCGGCGAGGAACCTACGACAGTCCAGCACCACGAATCCTTTCATAATGCCAAACGCGACGCAAGCGTTTCAGGTGCAATTGTAG
- the Numb gene encoding NUMB endocytic adaptor protein isoform X5, with product MDRLRRSFRDSFRRRKDSHVPESSKPHQWQADETAVRSATCAFHVKYLGCVEVFESRGMQVCEEALKVLRNSRRRPVRAVLHVSGDGLRVVEDETKGLIVDQTIEKVSFCAPDRNHEKGFSYICRDGTTRRWMCHGFLAAKESGERLSHAVGCAFAACLERKQRRDKECGVTMTFDSKTSTFTRSGSFRQPSLTERLQDSRERAVDVPPVKQVYNPFAIERPHATPSMLERQGSFRGFTQLNQASPFKRQLSLRINDLPSNLERTRSHSLEPTDLSRLPSAMSHNVPLKPPEFEGYDEVSPIPEISPGGQDSVSAMCQQLSRGLSLLSSCDDFGPMPIHSSASSVAKQLFTNTNNTSPVRSSNSSEEMKLQNGPSLNNNNNNNNNNDKNNDLSNLNHIAPIWKESPSPVLASNHRLTPILNRTTNLSPILSRTSATTPIVMSTPAHTTAVGVFGTPPSASPAFSTASTSSLGNTSTSAVNRSPAPVNSVATPKTTSPTTSVASSSPTLSSSVATNQINQTPAANAISNTEVQPVATTAALPKPEQWLGSITGAVPSSVQSPSQGQTSPRRAPPLHARALSLGSAAMGQASRTGPSDPFDAEWAEIAARNLRQSSTTNPFIMPNATQAFQVQL from the exons ATGGACCGACTCCGGCGGAGTTTTCGAGATAGCTTTCGACGGCGTAAAGATTCCCACGTACCAGAATCGAGTAAACCCCATCAATGGCAAGCAGACGAGACAGCAGTCCGTTCGGCTACATGCGCTTTTCACGTAAAG TACCTGGGATGTGTTGAGGTGTTCGAGTCGAGGGGCatgcaagtatgcgaggaagcctTGAAAGTACTTAGA AACTCGAGACGGCGACCGGTTCGCGCGGTGTTACACGTATCCGGGGACGGTTTGCGGGTCGTCGAAGACGAGACGAAAGGACTGATCGTCGATCAAACGATCGAGAAAGTTTCGTTCTGCGCCCCGGATAGAAATCACGAGAAAGGATTCAGTTACATCTGCAGGGACGGGACGACCAGGCGGTGGATGTGCCACGGATTTTTAGCGGCGAAAGAATCG GGTGAacgtttgagtcacgcagtgggCTGTGCTTTTGCTGCGTGTCTGGAAAGGAAACAGCGAAGGGACAAGGAATGCGGCGTGACGATGACATTTGACTCGAAGACCTCGACGTTCACGAGGAGCGGCAGTTTTAGGCAACCGAGTCTCACCGAACGATTGCAGGATTCGCGAGAACGTGCTGTTG ATGTGCCCCCGGTGAAGCAGGTGTACAACCCCTTTGCGATTGAGAGACCACACGCTACCCCCTCGATGTTAGAACGGCAAGGTTCCTTCCGCGGTTTTACGCAACTGAATCAAGCATCTCCGTTCAAGAGACAGCTCAGTTTACGGATCAATGATCTTCCTAGCAACCTCGAACGCACACGTAGCCACAGTCTTGAGCCGACGGACTTGTCGCGATTGCCATCTGCTATGTCTCACAACGTACCTTTGAAACCGCCAG AATTCGAAGGATATGACGAAG TTAGCCCAATACCCGAGATATCGCCCGGGGGTCAAGACAGCGTTTCGGCGATGTGTCAACAGCTTTCCAGAGGTCTTTCCCTTCTTTCGAGCTGCGACGATTTTGGGCCTATGCCTATCCACAGCAGCGCGAGCTCGGTCGCTAAACAACTCTTCACGAACACCAACAATACTTCACCAG TGAGAAGCAGCAATTCGTCGGAGGAGATGAAGTTACAGAACGGGCCGAGTCTCAACaataacaacaacaataataacaataacgaCAAGAACAATGATCTCAGCAATTTGAACCACATTGCACCGATTTGGAAAGAGTCTCCGTCGCCCGTGTTGGCTTCGAATCATAGACTTACGCCGATCCTAAATAGAACTACTAACCTAAGCCCTATCCTTTCAAGAACAAGTGCTACCACTCCGATCGTAATGAGTACCCCGGCACATACCACTGCCGTTGGTGTATTTGGAACTCCACCGTCGGCCAGTCCTGCCTTTAGTACAGCATCCACATCCTCCTTGGGGAACACGTCTACGTCGGCTGTGAACAGGTCGCCGGCTCCAGTGAATTCTGTGGCGACTCCGAAAACAACGTCCCCAACCACCAGCGTAGCATCCTCTTCTCCCACTTTGTCCAGTAGCGTAGCTACTAACCAAATCAATCAAACTCCAGCTGCAAACGCGATTTCCAACACAGAG GTACAGCCAGTTGCGACGACAGCAGCGTTGCCGAAACCAGAGCAATGGCTGGGCAGTATAACCGGAGCGGTACCGTCATCAGTGCAATCTCCTTCACAGGGTCAGACCAGTCCTCGACGAGCGCCCCCGCTTCACGCAAGGGCCCTTTCTCTCGGTTCGGCGGCGATGGGCCAAGCGAGCAGGACTGGTCCATCCGATCCCTTCGACGCCGAGTGGGCGGAAATCGCGGCGAGGAACCTACGACAGTCCAGCACCACGAATCCTTTCATAATGCCAAACGCGACGCAAGCGTTTCAGGTGCAATTGTAG
- the Numb gene encoding NUMB endocytic adaptor protein isoform X2: protein MGNHPSAHQPLERATSHAGNGLRLSKRERSPGKRMDRLRRSFRDSFRRRKDSHVPESSKPHQWQADETAVRSATCAFHVKYLGCVEVFESRGMQVCEEALKVLRNSRRRPVRAVLHVSGDGLRVVEDETKGLIVDQTIEKVSFCAPDRNHEKGFSYICRDGTTRRWMCHGFLAAKESGERLSHAVGCAFAACLERKQRRDKECGVTMTFDSKTSTFTRSGSFRQPSLTERLQDSRERAVDVPPVKQVYNPFAIERPHATPSMLERQGSFRGFTQLNQASPFKRQLSLRINDLPSNLERTRSHSLEPTDLSRLPSAMSHNVPLKPPEFEGYDEVSPIPEISPGGQDSVSAMCQQLSRGLSLLSSCDDFGPMPIHSSASSVAKQLFTNTNNTSPVRSSNSSEEMKLQNGPSLNNNNNNNNNNDKNNDLSNLNHIAPIWKESPSPVLASNHRLTPILNRTTNLSPILSRTSATTPIVMSTPAHTTAVGVFGTPPSASPAFSTASTSSLGNTSTSAVNRSPAPVNSVATPKTTSPTTSVASSSPTLSSSVATNQINQTPAANAISNTEVQPVATTAALPKPEQWLGSITGAVPSSVQSPSQGQTSPRRAPPLHARALSLGSAAMGQASRTGPSDPFDAEWAEIAARNLRQSSTTNPFIMPNATQAFQVQL, encoded by the exons ATGGGAAACCACCCGTCCGCCCACCAACCGCTCGAGAGAGCTACCAGCCATGCTGGAAATGGTCTTCGCCTCTCG AAGCGTGAGAGGTCACCGGGGAAAAGAATGGACCGACTCCGGCGGAGTTTTCGAGATAGCTTTCGACGGCGTAAAGATTCCCACGTACCAGAATCGAGTAAACCCCATCAATGGCAAGCAGACGAGACAGCAGTCCGTTCGGCTACATGCGCTTTTCACGTAAAG TACCTGGGATGTGTTGAGGTGTTCGAGTCGAGGGGCatgcaagtatgcgaggaagcctTGAAAGTACTTAGA AACTCGAGACGGCGACCGGTTCGCGCGGTGTTACACGTATCCGGGGACGGTTTGCGGGTCGTCGAAGACGAGACGAAAGGACTGATCGTCGATCAAACGATCGAGAAAGTTTCGTTCTGCGCCCCGGATAGAAATCACGAGAAAGGATTCAGTTACATCTGCAGGGACGGGACGACCAGGCGGTGGATGTGCCACGGATTTTTAGCGGCGAAAGAATCG GGTGAacgtttgagtcacgcagtgggCTGTGCTTTTGCTGCGTGTCTGGAAAGGAAACAGCGAAGGGACAAGGAATGCGGCGTGACGATGACATTTGACTCGAAGACCTCGACGTTCACGAGGAGCGGCAGTTTTAGGCAACCGAGTCTCACCGAACGATTGCAGGATTCGCGAGAACGTGCTGTTG ATGTGCCCCCGGTGAAGCAGGTGTACAACCCCTTTGCGATTGAGAGACCACACGCTACCCCCTCGATGTTAGAACGGCAAGGTTCCTTCCGCGGTTTTACGCAACTGAATCAAGCATCTCCGTTCAAGAGACAGCTCAGTTTACGGATCAATGATCTTCCTAGCAACCTCGAACGCACACGTAGCCACAGTCTTGAGCCGACGGACTTGTCGCGATTGCCATCTGCTATGTCTCACAACGTACCTTTGAAACCGCCAG AATTCGAAGGATATGACGAAG TTAGCCCAATACCCGAGATATCGCCCGGGGGTCAAGACAGCGTTTCGGCGATGTGTCAACAGCTTTCCAGAGGTCTTTCCCTTCTTTCGAGCTGCGACGATTTTGGGCCTATGCCTATCCACAGCAGCGCGAGCTCGGTCGCTAAACAACTCTTCACGAACACCAACAATACTTCACCAG TGAGAAGCAGCAATTCGTCGGAGGAGATGAAGTTACAGAACGGGCCGAGTCTCAACaataacaacaacaataataacaataacgaCAAGAACAATGATCTCAGCAATTTGAACCACATTGCACCGATTTGGAAAGAGTCTCCGTCGCCCGTGTTGGCTTCGAATCATAGACTTACGCCGATCCTAAATAGAACTACTAACCTAAGCCCTATCCTTTCAAGAACAAGTGCTACCACTCCGATCGTAATGAGTACCCCGGCACATACCACTGCCGTTGGTGTATTTGGAACTCCACCGTCGGCCAGTCCTGCCTTTAGTACAGCATCCACATCCTCCTTGGGGAACACGTCTACGTCGGCTGTGAACAGGTCGCCGGCTCCAGTGAATTCTGTGGCGACTCCGAAAACAACGTCCCCAACCACCAGCGTAGCATCCTCTTCTCCCACTTTGTCCAGTAGCGTAGCTACTAACCAAATCAATCAAACTCCAGCTGCAAACGCGATTTCCAACACAGAG GTACAGCCAGTTGCGACGACAGCAGCGTTGCCGAAACCAGAGCAATGGCTGGGCAGTATAACCGGAGCGGTACCGTCATCAGTGCAATCTCCTTCACAGGGTCAGACCAGTCCTCGACGAGCGCCCCCGCTTCACGCAAGGGCCCTTTCTCTCGGTTCGGCGGCGATGGGCCAAGCGAGCAGGACTGGTCCATCCGATCCCTTCGACGCCGAGTGGGCGGAAATCGCGGCGAGGAACCTACGACAGTCCAGCACCACGAATCCTTTCATAATGCCAAACGCGACGCAAGCGTTTCAGGTGCAATTGTAG
- the Numb gene encoding NUMB endocytic adaptor protein isoform X3 — MQVTSFHLSFRYYISSPECVIYTYFSKRERSPGKRMDRLRRSFRDSFRRRKDSHVPESSKPHQWQADETAVRSATCAFHVKYLGCVEVFESRGMQVCEEALKVLRNSRRRPVRAVLHVSGDGLRVVEDETKGLIVDQTIEKVSFCAPDRNHEKGFSYICRDGTTRRWMCHGFLAAKESGERLSHAVGCAFAACLERKQRRDKECGVTMTFDSKTSTFTRSGSFRQPSLTERLQDSRERAVDVPPVKQVYNPFAIERPHATPSMLERQGSFRGFTQLNQASPFKRQLSLRINDLPSNLERTRSHSLEPTDLSRLPSAMSHNVPLKPPVSPIPEISPGGQDSVSAMCQQLSRGLSLLSSCDDFGPMPIHSSASSVAKQLFTNTNNTSPVRSSNSSEEMKLQNGPSLNNNNNNNNNNDKNNDLSNLNHIAPIWKESPSPVLASNHRLTPILNRTTNLSPILSRTSATTPIVMSTPAHTTAVGVFGTPPSASPAFSTASTSSLGNTSTSAVNRSPAPVNSVATPKTTSPTTSVASSSPTLSSSVATNQINQTPAANAISNTEVQPVATTAALPKPEQWLGSITGAVPSSVQSPSQGQTSPRRAPPLHARALSLGSAAMGQASRTGPSDPFDAEWAEIAARNLRQSSTTNPFIMPNATQAFQVQL, encoded by the exons AAGCGTGAGAGGTCACCGGGGAAAAGAATGGACCGACTCCGGCGGAGTTTTCGAGATAGCTTTCGACGGCGTAAAGATTCCCACGTACCAGAATCGAGTAAACCCCATCAATGGCAAGCAGACGAGACAGCAGTCCGTTCGGCTACATGCGCTTTTCACGTAAAG TACCTGGGATGTGTTGAGGTGTTCGAGTCGAGGGGCatgcaagtatgcgaggaagcctTGAAAGTACTTAGA AACTCGAGACGGCGACCGGTTCGCGCGGTGTTACACGTATCCGGGGACGGTTTGCGGGTCGTCGAAGACGAGACGAAAGGACTGATCGTCGATCAAACGATCGAGAAAGTTTCGTTCTGCGCCCCGGATAGAAATCACGAGAAAGGATTCAGTTACATCTGCAGGGACGGGACGACCAGGCGGTGGATGTGCCACGGATTTTTAGCGGCGAAAGAATCG GGTGAacgtttgagtcacgcagtgggCTGTGCTTTTGCTGCGTGTCTGGAAAGGAAACAGCGAAGGGACAAGGAATGCGGCGTGACGATGACATTTGACTCGAAGACCTCGACGTTCACGAGGAGCGGCAGTTTTAGGCAACCGAGTCTCACCGAACGATTGCAGGATTCGCGAGAACGTGCTGTTG ATGTGCCCCCGGTGAAGCAGGTGTACAACCCCTTTGCGATTGAGAGACCACACGCTACCCCCTCGATGTTAGAACGGCAAGGTTCCTTCCGCGGTTTTACGCAACTGAATCAAGCATCTCCGTTCAAGAGACAGCTCAGTTTACGGATCAATGATCTTCCTAGCAACCTCGAACGCACACGTAGCCACAGTCTTGAGCCGACGGACTTGTCGCGATTGCCATCTGCTATGTCTCACAACGTACCTTTGAAACCGCCAG TTAGCCCAATACCCGAGATATCGCCCGGGGGTCAAGACAGCGTTTCGGCGATGTGTCAACAGCTTTCCAGAGGTCTTTCCCTTCTTTCGAGCTGCGACGATTTTGGGCCTATGCCTATCCACAGCAGCGCGAGCTCGGTCGCTAAACAACTCTTCACGAACACCAACAATACTTCACCAG TGAGAAGCAGCAATTCGTCGGAGGAGATGAAGTTACAGAACGGGCCGAGTCTCAACaataacaacaacaataataacaataacgaCAAGAACAATGATCTCAGCAATTTGAACCACATTGCACCGATTTGGAAAGAGTCTCCGTCGCCCGTGTTGGCTTCGAATCATAGACTTACGCCGATCCTAAATAGAACTACTAACCTAAGCCCTATCCTTTCAAGAACAAGTGCTACCACTCCGATCGTAATGAGTACCCCGGCACATACCACTGCCGTTGGTGTATTTGGAACTCCACCGTCGGCCAGTCCTGCCTTTAGTACAGCATCCACATCCTCCTTGGGGAACACGTCTACGTCGGCTGTGAACAGGTCGCCGGCTCCAGTGAATTCTGTGGCGACTCCGAAAACAACGTCCCCAACCACCAGCGTAGCATCCTCTTCTCCCACTTTGTCCAGTAGCGTAGCTACTAACCAAATCAATCAAACTCCAGCTGCAAACGCGATTTCCAACACAGAG GTACAGCCAGTTGCGACGACAGCAGCGTTGCCGAAACCAGAGCAATGGCTGGGCAGTATAACCGGAGCGGTACCGTCATCAGTGCAATCTCCTTCACAGGGTCAGACCAGTCCTCGACGAGCGCCCCCGCTTCACGCAAGGGCCCTTTCTCTCGGTTCGGCGGCGATGGGCCAAGCGAGCAGGACTGGTCCATCCGATCCCTTCGACGCCGAGTGGGCGGAAATCGCGGCGAGGAACCTACGACAGTCCAGCACCACGAATCCTTTCATAATGCCAAACGCGACGCAAGCGTTTCAGGTGCAATTGTAG
- the Numb gene encoding NUMB endocytic adaptor protein isoform X1, with product MQVTSFHLSFRYYISSPECVIYTYFSKRERSPGKRMDRLRRSFRDSFRRRKDSHVPESSKPHQWQADETAVRSATCAFHVKYLGCVEVFESRGMQVCEEALKVLRNSRRRPVRAVLHVSGDGLRVVEDETKGLIVDQTIEKVSFCAPDRNHEKGFSYICRDGTTRRWMCHGFLAAKESGERLSHAVGCAFAACLERKQRRDKECGVTMTFDSKTSTFTRSGSFRQPSLTERLQDSRERAVDVPPVKQVYNPFAIERPHATPSMLERQGSFRGFTQLNQASPFKRQLSLRINDLPSNLERTRSHSLEPTDLSRLPSAMSHNVPLKPPEFEGYDEVSPIPEISPGGQDSVSAMCQQLSRGLSLLSSCDDFGPMPIHSSASSVAKQLFTNTNNTSPVRSSNSSEEMKLQNGPSLNNNNNNNNNNDKNNDLSNLNHIAPIWKESPSPVLASNHRLTPILNRTTNLSPILSRTSATTPIVMSTPAHTTAVGVFGTPPSASPAFSTASTSSLGNTSTSAVNRSPAPVNSVATPKTTSPTTSVASSSPTLSSSVATNQINQTPAANAISNTEVQPVATTAALPKPEQWLGSITGAVPSSVQSPSQGQTSPRRAPPLHARALSLGSAAMGQASRTGPSDPFDAEWAEIAARNLRQSSTTNPFIMPNATQAFQVQL from the exons AAGCGTGAGAGGTCACCGGGGAAAAGAATGGACCGACTCCGGCGGAGTTTTCGAGATAGCTTTCGACGGCGTAAAGATTCCCACGTACCAGAATCGAGTAAACCCCATCAATGGCAAGCAGACGAGACAGCAGTCCGTTCGGCTACATGCGCTTTTCACGTAAAG TACCTGGGATGTGTTGAGGTGTTCGAGTCGAGGGGCatgcaagtatgcgaggaagcctTGAAAGTACTTAGA AACTCGAGACGGCGACCGGTTCGCGCGGTGTTACACGTATCCGGGGACGGTTTGCGGGTCGTCGAAGACGAGACGAAAGGACTGATCGTCGATCAAACGATCGAGAAAGTTTCGTTCTGCGCCCCGGATAGAAATCACGAGAAAGGATTCAGTTACATCTGCAGGGACGGGACGACCAGGCGGTGGATGTGCCACGGATTTTTAGCGGCGAAAGAATCG GGTGAacgtttgagtcacgcagtgggCTGTGCTTTTGCTGCGTGTCTGGAAAGGAAACAGCGAAGGGACAAGGAATGCGGCGTGACGATGACATTTGACTCGAAGACCTCGACGTTCACGAGGAGCGGCAGTTTTAGGCAACCGAGTCTCACCGAACGATTGCAGGATTCGCGAGAACGTGCTGTTG ATGTGCCCCCGGTGAAGCAGGTGTACAACCCCTTTGCGATTGAGAGACCACACGCTACCCCCTCGATGTTAGAACGGCAAGGTTCCTTCCGCGGTTTTACGCAACTGAATCAAGCATCTCCGTTCAAGAGACAGCTCAGTTTACGGATCAATGATCTTCCTAGCAACCTCGAACGCACACGTAGCCACAGTCTTGAGCCGACGGACTTGTCGCGATTGCCATCTGCTATGTCTCACAACGTACCTTTGAAACCGCCAG AATTCGAAGGATATGACGAAG TTAGCCCAATACCCGAGATATCGCCCGGGGGTCAAGACAGCGTTTCGGCGATGTGTCAACAGCTTTCCAGAGGTCTTTCCCTTCTTTCGAGCTGCGACGATTTTGGGCCTATGCCTATCCACAGCAGCGCGAGCTCGGTCGCTAAACAACTCTTCACGAACACCAACAATACTTCACCAG TGAGAAGCAGCAATTCGTCGGAGGAGATGAAGTTACAGAACGGGCCGAGTCTCAACaataacaacaacaataataacaataacgaCAAGAACAATGATCTCAGCAATTTGAACCACATTGCACCGATTTGGAAAGAGTCTCCGTCGCCCGTGTTGGCTTCGAATCATAGACTTACGCCGATCCTAAATAGAACTACTAACCTAAGCCCTATCCTTTCAAGAACAAGTGCTACCACTCCGATCGTAATGAGTACCCCGGCACATACCACTGCCGTTGGTGTATTTGGAACTCCACCGTCGGCCAGTCCTGCCTTTAGTACAGCATCCACATCCTCCTTGGGGAACACGTCTACGTCGGCTGTGAACAGGTCGCCGGCTCCAGTGAATTCTGTGGCGACTCCGAAAACAACGTCCCCAACCACCAGCGTAGCATCCTCTTCTCCCACTTTGTCCAGTAGCGTAGCTACTAACCAAATCAATCAAACTCCAGCTGCAAACGCGATTTCCAACACAGAG GTACAGCCAGTTGCGACGACAGCAGCGTTGCCGAAACCAGAGCAATGGCTGGGCAGTATAACCGGAGCGGTACCGTCATCAGTGCAATCTCCTTCACAGGGTCAGACCAGTCCTCGACGAGCGCCCCCGCTTCACGCAAGGGCCCTTTCTCTCGGTTCGGCGGCGATGGGCCAAGCGAGCAGGACTGGTCCATCCGATCCCTTCGACGCCGAGTGGGCGGAAATCGCGGCGAGGAACCTACGACAGTCCAGCACCACGAATCCTTTCATAATGCCAAACGCGACGCAAGCGTTTCAGGTGCAATTGTAG